In a genomic window of Octopus bimaculoides isolate UCB-OBI-ISO-001 chromosome 25, ASM119413v2, whole genome shotgun sequence:
- the LOC106868691 gene encoding uncharacterized protein LOC106868691: protein MDSVSCREIITRLNWAISNEKHPFDSSDCSSALHQALLKLRTSFSRNKEARNKLIELNIVPKLFSLLKKPQRYFNEEPVPESGKQLHHNREGNQLQRLQHEEAATEKGNGISATETKDYLSHSKEIGGHDIKNKMPGTVKRLERFGPDPSSNQDSRVPSSNTDNKEILTSAATPTSTTTSSSSSSALSTGGDGRNKSANGWQDDGAGGATVVSQRCSNDGSKKANDITDLLLSVLGNFCVEQTVRKQVLKYQGIRVLQSILLESNKESIQRRCCRTLANLAMDCACRRIIHKTDITQRIVQLLEYTNDSECQLTYCHTLRLFADSTQLNKTIINYNGIAVLSRLSKFAPHMVKSAAVKTMADLGRTNCSVEFAQQVLTADGLITLVEISNQGGTLSQNALRVLIYLSRHNFIRPPLGSSGGIQTMKNKFDDEVSTVRKIEILNALCLFCNEAVNRVKLRQSDVLMLFIEALKDLIYSTLHNRIISALVNFLYDEVSFDMLLERGLVPVLFIHLQRCAGFSFNLPKTGPFVKSLIENIVSYPTKKRTKFSDGSEEEGKNSFSSKKYSKLSENSNSDSRLKDSSVLQEVSPKKLKPGFKGSPPTEQNRSDKLLVKENEKEAGAKCVSTNLSNTTKDSDADLSCSDSLTNVPKDNCKSSPVNVNLETKFMETEPVTSEDKIHSSNSCKRPLSEVDSYHSSEAALESESPQMKFLKQEASGTKELPNRHRSESLILPLSGEDDDDCGDSGVGCDDDCGKDNVVDDDDKDKIGVDENIEGNICHQVSAPSEEGKKKEQEQTPQRYVFRIDSPTYQTDVKWSADNFTDGQTCKQDFGNEVSNGSSALSPFSNSSYHSPDWSPDYSSQLRDDFSSEDSDDDRSQDDLQDPAAMVTSKTVSATGDSVGKEQSSSVALATADTLKGWRKTRKKSSHSPVKDLSPNSVENEEFTKSLYKKREKMMLSDCHVALRTTENNILVLLSRVSQKENPSKFLATVESFWCLLYLSLFRCRNVQEKLLVKFRGFDLLLNIIKNEPESYLSKVVILGLNYLSRHLNVTTSLQNVDRQQVYPKQTLPGNNSSDTQDCCLSNTKRNTAFVTDNGKKILVNQEAVTSRSEVFSAMLLSDFVEAETHEVKIGYTTPQALEVIVHYLHGCSLKCFTIQQLHWPKTKLTKNDLLNIMGLTDRYMLDKLRKYLACVIFQCYLDEKTADAFYNAAVLHSYNDLSKDCIKYCLGQVCLGKRSIDCLLRFLNGPNHEVFLSSVKEMFIKHIVSENAVPK from the exons ATGGATTCTGTGTCGTGTCGTGAAATTATAACTAGACTGAACTGGGCCATATCGAACGAGAAACACCCGTTCGATTCTTCGGATTGCTCCTCGGCCCTGCACCAAGCTCTGTTGAAGTTGAGGACCTCGTTCTCTCGCAACAAGGAGGCTAGGAATAAACTGATCGAACTCAACATTGTGCCCAAGTTGTTCAGCCTGTTGAAGAAACCTCAGAGATACTTCAACGAAGAGCCGGTACCAGAAAGTGGAAAACAGCTGCATCACAATCGAGAGGGGAATCAACTGCAACGGCTGCAACATGAAGAAGCAGCGACCGAAAAAGGGAATGGGATATCGGCCACTGAGACGAAAGATTATTTGAGTCATTCGAAAGAAATTGGAGGACACGACATCAAGAACAAGATGCCAGGTACTGTTAAGAGACTTGAGAGATTCGGTCCCGATCCGTCCAGTAACCAGGACAGCAGAGTTCCATCATCCAATACCGATAATAAAGAAATTCTCACATCAGCAGCTACACCGacttcaacaacaacatcgtcgtcgtcgtcgtcggcattGTCAACTGGTGGTGATGGCCGGAACAAGTCTGCGAACGGATGGCaagatgatggtgctggtggtgctacCGTCGTCTCCCAGCGTTGCTCAAACGATGGCAGCAAAAAGGCGAACGACATTACAGACCTTCTGCTCAGCGTCCTCGGTAATTTTTGCGTGGAACAGACTGTCAGGAAACAG GTTCTCAAATATCAAGGAATCAGAGTTCTCC aaAGCATTCTTTTGGAGAGCAACAAAGAGAGCATCCAACGTCGTTGTTGCCGAACTCTGGCCAACCTTGCCATGGATTGTGCGTGTCGTAGGATCATCCACAAGACAGACATTACACAGCGAATCGTTCAACTCCTCGAGTATACCAATGACTCTGAGTGCCAACTAACATACTGTCATACACtcag GTTATTTGCTGATTCCACCCAGCTGAACAAAACCATTATCAACTACAATGGTATAGCTGTTCTGTCTCGTCTCTCCAAGTTTGCTCCACACATGGTCAAGTCTGCTGCTGTTAAGACAATGGCTGACTTAGGACGAACCAA ttGTTCGGTAGAATTTGCCCAGCAAGTGTTAACTGCAGACGGCCTTATTACATTGGTCGAAATCTCCAACCAAGGTGGCACTCTGTCGCAAAATGCCCTCCGAGTGCTCATCTACCTGAGTCGACACAACTTCATACGTCCGCCACTCGGTAGCTCGGGAGGAATCCAGACAATGAAGAACAAGTTTGACGACGAAGTGTCAACTGTACGTAAAATTGAAATACTCAATGCACTGTGTTTGTTTTGTAACGAGGCTGTGAACCGAGTGAAACTACGCCAAAGTGATGTGTTGATGCTGTTTATCGAAGCCCTCAAAGATCTGATTTACAGTACTCTTCACAACCGCATAATCAGTGCCCTAGTGAACTTCCTCTATGATGAAGTGAGCTTTGATATGCTTTTGGAGAGGGGGCTTGTccctgttttatttattcatcttcagCGGTGCGCTGGTTTCTCGTTTAACTTGCCAAAAACGGGGCCGTTTGTAAAGTCCCTCATTGAAAACATTGTGAGTTATCCAACCAAAAAGCGTACGAAATTCTCTGATGGAAGCGAAGAGGAAGGTAAAAATTCCTTCTCCTCAAAAAAATATTCTAAGCTCAGTGAGAACAGCAACAGTGATTCCAGACTTAAAGACAGTTCAGTTTTGCAAGAAGTCTCCCCTAAAAAATTAAAACCTGGCTTTAAAGGTTCACCACCGACAGAGCAAAACAGAAGTGATAAACTTCttgtaaaagaaaatgagaaagaggcTGGAGCAAAATGTGTTTCAACAAATCTCTCAAATACTACAAAAGACTCAGATGCTGATCTCAGCTGCTCAGATTCCTTGACGAATGTTCCAAAAGATAATTGTAAATCTTCTCCTGTAAATGTTAATTTAGAAACGAAATTTATGGAAACTGAACCAGTGACAAGTGAAGATAAAATACATTCCTCAAACAGTTGTAAAAGACCGTTGTCAGAAGTGGACAGTTACCATTCTTCTGAGGCAGCATTGGAATCTGAAAGTCcccaaatgaaatttttaaagcaAGAAGCATCGGGGACAAAAGAACTTCCAAATAGACATAGATCAGAATCTTTAATTTTACCCTTAAgtggagaagatgatgatgactgtggtgatagtggtgttggttgtgatgACGACTGTGGGAAGGATAATGTtgtcgatgacgatgataaggatAAGATTGGTGTTGATGAGAATATTGAAGGAAATATTTGTCATCAGGTTTCGGCACCATCTGAGGAGggcaaaaagaaagaacaagaacaGACTCCACAACGCTATGTGTTTCGCATCGACAGCCCCACCTACCAAACCGATGTAAAGTGGAGTGCAGACAATTTCACTGACGGCCAGACTTGTAAGCAGGATTTTGGCAATGAAGTGTCAAATGGGTCTTCAGCGCTTAGTCCCTTCAGTAACTCCTCTTACCACTCCCCAGACTGGAGCCCAGATTACAGCTCTCAGTTACGAGATGATTTCAGTTctgaagatagtgatgatgacagaTCTCAAGATGACCTGCAGGATCCAGCTGCCATGGTTACTTCGAAAACAGTCTCGGCTACTGGTGACAGCGTCGGAAAGGAACAATCAAGTTCTGTAGCATTGGCAACAGCAGACACACTTAAAGGATGGAGAAAGACCAGAAAGAAATCATCCCATTCTCCTGTAAAAGATTTATCCCCCAACAGTGTGGAGAATGAGGAATTCACGAAAAGCCTTTATAAGAAACGGGAGAAAATGATGCTGAGTGATTGCCATGTGGCACTTCGCACCACAGAGAACAACATTTTGGTGTTGCTTTCTCGAGTGTCTCAGAAAGAAAATCCATCCAAATTTTTAGCCACTGTAGAAAGCTTCTGGTGTTTGCT ttatttgtctctttttaggTGCCGAAATGTTCAAGAGAAACTCTTAGTAAAATTCCGTGGTTTTGATCTCCTGCTGAACATCATTAAAAATGAACCGGAAAGCTACTTGTCGAAGGTTGTTATATTGGGTCTAAATTACTTGTCGCGTCACCTCAATGTGACGACATCTTTACAGAACGTTGACAGACAACAGGTCTATCCGAAACAGACTCTGCCTGGAAACAACTCCTCGGACACCCAAGACTGCTGTTTGAGTAACACAAAGAGAAACACAGCATTTGTAACGGACAATGGTAAAAAAATCCTTGTGAATCAGGAAGCTGTGACGAGTCGATCAGAAGTGTTCAGCGCTATGCTTCTCAGTGATTTTGTTGAGGCTGAAACACACGAGGTAAAGATTGGTTACACAACCCCACAAGCTCTAGAGGTCATCGTCCATTATCTACACGGTTGCAGCTTGAAGTGTTTTACCATCCAACAGCTTCACTGGCCGAAAACTAAACTAACTAAGAATGACTTGCTCAACATAATGGGCCTAACTGACCGTTATATGCTGGACAAACTGCGGAAATATCTTGCCTGTGTTATTTTTCAGTGTTACCTTGACGAAAAGACAGCTGATGCATTTTACAATGCAGCTGTATTGCACAGCTACAATGATCTCAGCAAGGATTGCATAAAATATTGTTTGGGTCAAGTGTGCCTGGGCAAGAGGTCAATAGACTGCCTTTTGCGCTTTCTTAACGGACCAAACCATGAAGTGTTCCTTTCTTCAGTGAAAGAGATGTTCATAAAGCATATTGTCAGTGAGAATGCAGTGCCAAAataa
- the LOC106868694 gene encoding glutamyl-tRNA(Gln) amidotransferase subunit C, mitochondrial, translating into MKLPALRWYHLVSRQYTLPRLFQRPLPLTLASHYSYSKEPPVDAKLVEKLERLSLVAFDSEVDVQRLRQTIKAANEVLSVDTTGIEPMISVHEDRALELRSDVVKEGHRKDAILNNATKVFEDYYVAPPGNIPLKRS; encoded by the exons ATGAAGCTTCCTGCTCTGCGATGGTACCACCTTGTTTCCAGGCAATACACATTGCCTCGTCTGTTTCAAAGGCCCTTACCCCTGACTCTAGCATCTCACTACAGTTACTCTAAG GAACCTCCAGTTGATGCCAAACTTGTAGAGAAGTTGGAAAGGCTATCCCTTGTTGCATTTGACTCTGAGGTTGATGTGCAACGGCTCCGACAAACTATTAAAGCTGCTAATGAAGTTCTGTCTGTGGATACGACTGGGATTGAACCTATGATATCAGTACACGAAGACAG AGCACTGGAACTTCGGTCTGATGTCGTCAAGGAAGGACACAGGAAAGACGCTATACTCAACAATGCTACGAAGGTCTTTGAAGATTATTATGTGGCTCCACCTG GGAATATCCCACTGAAAAGATCTTAA
- the LOC106868695 gene encoding BTB/POZ domain-containing adapter for CUL3-mediated RhoA degradation protein 3, which yields MSGEQLTKISGEPSNYVKLNIGGTLHYTTIGTLTKHNNRLQSMFSGKTEVVRDSDGFVIIERNGKYFETILNFLRDGSVPLPESKAELTELHAEAKYYMIQELQNIIETALKKKKIQLKCVVPLLTSAEEEHLLFISSRKPVIKLSCNRHNNKYSYTTNSDDNFLKNLELFDKLSLQFGGRLLLIKDVFGTAEICCWYFYGHSQKIAEVCCTSIVYGTDKKNTKVEYPKARIFEETLNVLLYENFDKGPDAELMKVTRGGIAALGGGYHSDEDPEDRLERADRLRRK from the exons ATGTCTGGTGAACAACTGACCAAGATTTCCGGAGAACCATCTAACTATGTTAAACTCAACATTGGTGGTACTTTACATTACACCACTATAGGAACTTTAACCAAACACAATAACAGACTGCAGTCCATGTTTTCTGGAAAAACGGAAGTCGTACGAGATTCTGATG GTTTTGTCATCATTGAACGGaatggtaaatattttgaaaCCATTCTGAACTTTCTGCGAGATGGTTCAGTGCCATTGCCAGAAAGCAAAGCAGAACTGACAGAACTACATGCTGAAGCTAAATACTACATGATTCAAGAACTACAGAATATTATAGAAACAgcattgaagaagaagaagatccaGTTGAAATGTGTCGTTCCTTTATTGACCTCTGCCGAAGAGGAACATCTACTGTTCATCTCTTCCAGAAAA ccaGTGATCAAGCTCAGCTGTAATCGACACAACAACAAGTATTCATACACAAC TAATTCCGATGATAACTTTCTGAAGAACTTGGAACTGTTTGACAAGTTGTCACTTCAGTTTGGTGGCCGACTCTTGCTCATAAAAGATGTCTTTGGAACCGCAGAAATCTGCTGTTGGTATTTCTATGGACATTCTCAGAAAATTGCAGAAGTCTGCTGCACATCCATCGTGTATGGAACTGATAAGAAGAACACCAAG GTGGAATACCCCAAAGCCAGAATATTCGAAGAGACTCTCAACGTCCTGTTGTACGAGAACTTTGACAAGGGTCCTGATGCCGAGTTGATGAAGGTCACCCGGGGAGGCATTGCCGCTCTGGGCGGTGGTTACCATAGTGACGAGGATCCTGAAGACCGCCTGGAACGAGCTGACAGACTCCGACGAaaataa